One genomic region from Alteromonas pelagimontana encodes:
- the pspA gene encoding phage shock protein PspA, translating into MGIFSRFTDIVNSNINALLDKAEDPEKMVRLIIQEMEDTLVEVRSASAKTIASKKEITAQINKYESDASDWAAKAELALSKDREDLARAALQEKKKSAEAAATLTQELAGVEEQISKLQDEVSQLQDKLADAKSRQKTIIMRQKTVSSRLEVKRTLDSSKVDAAMGRFEQYERKIDDLESQVEAYDLGKKTLNDEFAELEGSEKIDEELAALKARLNKTNNNVE; encoded by the coding sequence ATGGGTATCTTCTCGCGTTTCACTGACATAGTGAACTCTAATATTAACGCATTACTGGATAAGGCTGAAGATCCAGAGAAAATGGTTCGTTTGATCATTCAGGAAATGGAAGACACGCTGGTAGAGGTACGTTCAGCCTCTGCAAAAACTATTGCCAGTAAAAAGGAAATTACAGCGCAGATCAATAAGTATGAATCTGATGCGAGTGACTGGGCCGCGAAAGCAGAACTGGCGTTAAGCAAGGATCGTGAAGACTTAGCGCGCGCAGCTTTACAGGAAAAGAAAAAGTCTGCAGAAGCGGCAGCCACGCTGACACAAGAATTAGCCGGTGTGGAAGAGCAAATCTCTAAACTTCAGGATGAAGTTTCTCAACTCCAGGATAAGCTGGCCGATGCTAAGAGTCGTCAAAAAACGATTATTATGCGCCAGAAAACGGTGAGTTCGCGGCTGGAAGTCAAACGCACGTTGGACAGTTCAAAAGTAGATGCTGCCATGGGTCGCTTTGAACAGTATGAGCGAAAAATTGATGATCTTGAGTCTCAGGTGGAAGCTTACGATTTAGGCAAAAAGACGTTAAATGACGAATTTGCTGAACTGGAAGGCAGTGAGAAGATTGATGAAGAACTTGCTGCACTGAAAGCGAGATTAAATAAAACTAACAACAACGTGGAATAA
- the pspB gene encoding envelope stress response membrane protein PspB: MDDGILALIIAPLILFTIFVAPIWLILHYRSKRQVNQGLTAEEYAALQELAEKAEKMSERIQTLEAILDNESPQWRNRA; the protein is encoded by the coding sequence ATGGATGACGGAATTTTAGCGTTAATCATAGCCCCTTTAATCCTGTTTACGATTTTTGTAGCACCAATTTGGCTGATTTTGCATTACAGAAGTAAAAGACAGGTTAATCAGGGACTAACGGCAGAAGAATACGCGGCGTTACAGGAATTAGCCGAGAAGGCCGAAAAAATGTCTGAACGGATCCAGACATTGGAAGCGATTCTCGACAATGAGTCCCCGCAGTGGAGGAACCGCGCATGA
- the pspC gene encoding envelope stress response membrane protein PspC, with the protein MNHRKQLFRDTENARIAGVCSGVANYFGIERWLVRILFVTAFFLLAGAFMVVAYVAGWFILDKKPINLNEELVIDPFHEGKGWRNKTSDAGKGHKVEVKRNVWQAGEPPKQAFRDISDRFKDSELRLRNMEKYVTSREFQLNREISRL; encoded by the coding sequence ATGAATCATCGTAAACAGTTGTTCAGAGATACGGAAAATGCACGTATAGCAGGCGTATGTTCTGGTGTGGCTAATTATTTTGGTATTGAAAGATGGCTGGTTCGCATATTATTTGTCACGGCATTTTTTTTGCTCGCCGGAGCTTTTATGGTTGTAGCCTACGTTGCTGGATGGTTTATCCTGGATAAAAAGCCTATAAACCTTAATGAAGAGCTGGTAATAGATCCTTTCCACGAAGGCAAGGGCTGGCGCAATAAAACCAGCGATGCGGGTAAAGGTCATAAGGTGGAAGTAAAGCGTAACGTATGGCAAGCAGGGGAACCGCCCAAACAGGCATTTCGCGATATAAGCGACCGGTTTAAGGATTCTGAACTTCGTCTTCGCAATATGGAAAAATATGTCACCTCCAGAGAATTTCAGTTAAACCGGGAAATTAGCCGGCTTTAA
- the phhA gene encoding phenylalanine 4-monooxygenase, which yields MSKSTPYQSRQSDAHGKIAWSDEENQIWDELCHRQLNLLQGRACQEYLDGLELLHLCKGGIPQLPQINKTLRACTGWETAEVPALINFTAFFTLLANKQFPVATFIRNRAEFDYLQEPDIFHEVFGHCPLLTNPAFAHFTHTYGKLGLAANKEDRVYLARLYWFTVEFGLVSTSQGTRIYGGGILSSPGETLYALESDTPLRKPMNPIDALRTPYRIDIMQPLYYILDDFGDLFTLAEADIMALVAEAKQKGLFEPLFAPKEKQAG from the coding sequence ATGTCGAAATCTACGCCGTACCAATCGCGTCAATCAGATGCGCATGGGAAGATAGCCTGGAGCGATGAGGAAAACCAAATCTGGGACGAACTGTGCCATCGACAGTTAAATCTCCTTCAGGGTAGGGCATGTCAGGAATATCTTGATGGTCTGGAGCTGCTTCATCTTTGTAAAGGCGGCATTCCGCAATTACCCCAAATCAATAAAACACTTAGAGCTTGTACTGGTTGGGAAACTGCTGAGGTACCAGCACTCATTAACTTTACGGCGTTCTTCACGTTGCTGGCGAACAAGCAGTTTCCGGTGGCTACGTTTATCCGCAATCGCGCTGAATTCGATTACCTGCAAGAGCCGGATATTTTCCACGAAGTGTTCGGTCATTGTCCGCTGCTCACTAATCCCGCATTTGCGCATTTTACCCATACCTACGGTAAGCTGGGGCTGGCCGCTAACAAAGAGGACAGAGTTTACCTCGCGCGACTTTACTGGTTTACCGTAGAATTTGGACTAGTAAGCACCTCGCAAGGAACGCGCATTTATGGGGGAGGAATTCTCTCTTCGCCGGGTGAAACCTTATATGCGCTTGAAAGTGACACGCCACTTCGCAAACCGATGAATCCAATTGATGCGCTGCGAACGCCTTACCGCATCGACATCATGCAGCCCTTATACTACATACTTGATGATTTCGGTGACCTGTTCACTCTTGCAGAGGCTGACATTATGGCTTTAGTCGCAGAGGCAAAACAAAAAGGGTTGTTTGAGCCTCTTTTTGCACCCAAAGAAAAACAAGCCGGGTAG
- the tyrR gene encoding transcriptional regulator TyrR: MRLEISCQDRLGITQDVLDILVTHEIDLRGIEIDEGGKIFLNFPNIEFADFQHLMPQIRRINGIDDVKTTPYMPGERERNQLSAILRTLPDPVFSIDTKGWVVMCNDAVTSGLEMTFDDVEGTDIQELVKGFNFMRWMEGKNTPAQSTKVKFIQQDYLADILPIVVPDGEHQTIMAGAVVILKSEMRLGQQFSAFHQPETDSFDDFVVASQAMRKTIKEAKQIADLDAPILIFGETGTGKEMIARACHQASRRSQGEFLALNCASLPDSVAETELFGYAAGAFNQPTGKAGLLELAAGGTLLLDEIADMSAQLQAKLLRVLENGEFRRVGDNKTVAVDVRFMCTTCRDLGQLVEDGLFRKELYYRLNVLSLVVPSLKERRPDIVALAESFISQHSGKLGRRPAKLSKSCVEFLQQYPWPGNVRQLQNALYRALSLLDGNEITKEDVQLPDCAPSVTYIDENFDGTLDEEVKKFEKELLRRLYPSYPSSRQLAKKLGLSHTAIANKLRDYGINKATVKL, translated from the coding sequence ATGCGTTTAGAGATTAGTTGTCAGGACCGTCTTGGGATCACTCAGGACGTGTTAGATATTCTTGTAACTCACGAAATAGACTTGCGCGGCATTGAAATTGACGAAGGAGGTAAAATTTTTCTCAATTTCCCTAACATTGAGTTTGCCGACTTTCAGCATTTAATGCCTCAGATTCGCCGCATAAACGGCATAGATGACGTTAAAACTACTCCCTATATGCCCGGCGAGAGAGAGCGAAACCAACTCTCTGCCATTTTGCGTACTTTACCCGACCCGGTGTTTTCAATTGATACTAAGGGGTGGGTGGTAATGTGTAATGATGCGGTTACCAGCGGACTTGAAATGACCTTTGATGATGTCGAAGGGACAGACATTCAGGAACTGGTAAAGGGCTTCAATTTCATGCGTTGGATGGAAGGAAAAAATACGCCCGCCCAATCCACCAAGGTAAAGTTTATTCAGCAAGATTATCTGGCAGATATATTACCCATTGTAGTGCCTGATGGGGAACATCAGACAATAATGGCAGGGGCGGTAGTCATACTGAAATCAGAAATGCGATTAGGGCAACAGTTCAGCGCCTTCCATCAACCGGAAACTGACAGTTTTGACGATTTCGTAGTTGCCTCACAGGCCATGCGTAAAACCATAAAAGAAGCCAAGCAGATAGCGGACTTAGATGCGCCTATTCTCATTTTTGGCGAAACCGGTACAGGAAAAGAGATGATTGCCCGCGCCTGTCATCAAGCCAGCCGGCGCAGCCAGGGTGAATTTTTAGCACTTAACTGTGCATCATTACCTGACAGCGTGGCAGAAACCGAATTATTCGGTTACGCCGCGGGCGCATTCAATCAGCCTACAGGCAAAGCTGGACTGTTAGAGCTGGCTGCTGGCGGTACTTTACTGCTTGATGAAATTGCTGATATGTCTGCGCAGCTTCAGGCCAAGCTTTTGCGGGTATTGGAAAACGGCGAGTTTCGACGGGTGGGTGATAATAAGACGGTAGCAGTTGATGTGCGATTCATGTGTACAACATGTCGGGATCTGGGGCAGCTGGTGGAAGATGGCCTGTTTAGAAAGGAGCTGTACTACCGTTTGAACGTGCTAAGTCTTGTCGTTCCCTCTCTTAAAGAACGACGTCCCGATATTGTCGCCCTGGCAGAATCTTTTATTTCGCAACACAGCGGCAAATTGGGGCGGCGTCCGGCTAAACTAAGTAAATCCTGTGTAGAATTTCTGCAGCAATATCCGTGGCCGGGTAATGTCAGGCAGTTACAGAACGCGCTTTATCGCGCACTTTCTTTGTTAGATGGCAATGAAATTACCAAGGAAGATGTTCAGTTGCCGGACTGCGCACCCAGCGTCACCTATATTGACGAAAATTTTGATGGGACCCTGGACGAGGAAGTAAAAAAGTTTGAAAAGGAATTGTTGCGAAGGCTATATCCTTCTTATCCCAGTTCTCGCCAATTGGCGAAAAAGCTGGGTTTGAGTCATACCGCAATCGCCAATAAGCTGCGCGATTATGGTATCAATAAAGCCACTGTAAAGCTTTAG
- the hppD gene encoding 4-hydroxyphenylpyruvate dioxygenase gives MANADYSYNPLGSDGFEFVEYTAADEQGINALKTLFTSLGFAEVAQHKSKRVWLYKQGDIHFIVNAQPASQAEEFARLRGPSVCGMAFRVKDAGIALEHALANGAKKFVGNLGPMELNIPAVYGIGESTLYFIDRYGDANIYEVDFRFYDGWEEKVAAADAGLEFIDHLTHNVRRGNMAVWANFYEKIGNFREIRYFDIEGKLTGLVSKAMTSPCGKIRIPINESSDDKSQIEEFIKEYKGEGIQHIALSTNDIYRTVADLKARGLAFMDTPDTYYEAVNERVEGHGESLQQLRDLRILIDGAPMKDGILLQIFTDTVIGPVFFEIIQRKGNEGFGEGNFKALFESIEQDQIRRGVISQEQENA, from the coding sequence ATGGCAAACGCAGATTATTCGTATAACCCACTTGGATCAGACGGATTCGAATTTGTTGAATATACCGCTGCTGATGAACAGGGCATTAATGCGTTAAAAACGCTTTTTACTTCCCTGGGTTTTGCCGAAGTGGCTCAACATAAATCCAAGCGCGTGTGGTTGTATAAACAAGGCGATATTCATTTTATCGTCAATGCTCAACCCGCTTCTCAGGCCGAAGAATTTGCACGTTTGCGCGGCCCCAGTGTGTGTGGAATGGCATTTCGTGTGAAGGATGCAGGAATAGCGCTGGAGCATGCGCTGGCAAATGGAGCTAAAAAGTTTGTCGGTAATCTAGGGCCGATGGAGCTCAACATTCCCGCTGTGTATGGCATTGGTGAAAGTACATTATATTTTATCGACAGATACGGCGATGCGAATATCTATGAGGTAGATTTCAGATTTTACGATGGATGGGAAGAAAAAGTTGCAGCGGCGGATGCCGGGCTGGAGTTCATCGATCACCTCACTCACAATGTGCGCCGCGGAAATATGGCGGTGTGGGCAAATTTTTACGAAAAAATTGGCAATTTTCGTGAAATCCGATACTTCGACATTGAAGGCAAGCTGACGGGGCTGGTAAGTAAAGCCATGACATCACCGTGCGGGAAAATCCGCATTCCTATCAACGAATCTTCAGATGATAAATCACAAATTGAGGAGTTCATCAAAGAATATAAAGGGGAGGGCATTCAGCACATTGCGCTTTCAACCAATGATATTTATAGAACAGTTGCCGATCTTAAAGCTCGTGGGTTGGCATTTATGGATACACCAGACACCTACTATGAAGCAGTTAACGAACGAGTAGAAGGCCACGGTGAAAGTCTTCAGCAACTTCGGGATCTGCGTATTCTTATTGATGGCGCTCCTATGAAAGATGGAATTTTACTACAAATTTTCACTGATACCGTTATCGGCCCTGTGTTTTTCGAAATCATTCAACGCAAAGGCAATGAAGGTTTCGGCGAAGGTAACTTTAAGGCATTGTTCGAATCTATCGAACAGGACCAAATTCGGCGCGGCGTAATTTCACAAGAGCAGGAAAATGCGTAA
- a CDS encoding homogentisate 1,2-dioxygenase — MRNWISFPTSQGTHSRQAHADFPEEGIYEREIGRSGFFGPAAHMHHKHAPTGWMEWEGELRPRAFDLNNLSSKGCKSDSTSPFGAPLILSNAHCQYRLWHCAKPMTTLARNADGDDLLFIHEGEGTLFCDYGHLPVSQGDYIVIPRSTMWRLEPAKPMQLLMIEATNDAYQLPEKGMLGGHAIFDPAVLDTPQINDAFLAQQDEDTWQVEVKRHQQVSRITYPYNPLDAIGWHGDLSVVRLNWRDIRPIMSHRYHLPPSAHTTFVAARFVICTFVPRPIESDPGALKVPFYHSNDDYDEVLFYHEGDFFSRDNIERGMVTFHPAGFTHGPHPKAFAAGRAHKKTFTDEVAVMLDTRDALTVGDAAKAVENPDYVYSWRAQDSETQK; from the coding sequence ATGCGTAACTGGATCTCCTTTCCCACAAGCCAGGGCACGCACTCCCGCCAGGCTCACGCCGATTTTCCTGAAGAAGGGATTTACGAACGGGAAATTGGGCGTAGCGGCTTTTTTGGTCCTGCCGCTCATATGCATCATAAGCATGCACCTACTGGTTGGATGGAGTGGGAAGGAGAATTGCGTCCGCGGGCCTTCGATTTAAATAATTTGAGCAGCAAAGGGTGTAAGTCTGATTCTACGAGTCCTTTTGGTGCTCCCCTTATATTGAGCAATGCGCATTGCCAGTATCGGCTGTGGCATTGTGCGAAGCCAATGACAACGCTGGCACGTAACGCAGACGGCGACGATTTGTTGTTTATTCACGAAGGTGAGGGAACGCTGTTCTGTGACTACGGGCATTTACCGGTAAGCCAAGGCGATTATATTGTAATACCGCGTTCGACCATGTGGCGTTTAGAGCCTGCCAAGCCAATGCAACTGCTGATGATTGAAGCGACTAATGATGCTTATCAGTTACCGGAAAAAGGGATGCTTGGCGGACACGCAATTTTTGACCCTGCAGTGTTAGACACGCCTCAAATTAATGACGCATTTCTGGCTCAGCAGGACGAAGATACCTGGCAGGTAGAAGTTAAACGCCATCAGCAGGTATCACGCATCACCTATCCTTATAATCCATTAGATGCTATCGGGTGGCACGGCGATTTGAGTGTAGTGCGTTTAAACTGGCGAGACATTCGCCCCATCATGAGCCATCGCTACCATTTGCCGCCATCTGCACATACTACGTTTGTGGCCGCACGTTTCGTAATTTGTACTTTTGTGCCCCGGCCAATTGAAAGTGATCCCGGCGCGCTTAAGGTTCCTTTCTATCACAGTAACGATGATTACGATGAAGTGCTTTTTTATCATGAAGGCGATTTTTTCAGCCGTGACAATATCGAAAGAGGGATGGTGACATTCCATCCCGCTGGCTTTACCCACGGCCCCCACCCGAAAGCATTTGCTGCCGGCCGCGCCCATAAGAAAACCTTTACCGACGAAGTTGCCGTTATGCTTGATACCCGTGATGCCCTGACAGTCGGTGATGCTGCAAAAGCGGTGGAAAACCCCGACTATGTATATAGCTGGCGCGCTCAAGACAGTGAAACACAGAAATAG
- a CDS encoding fumarylacetoacetate hydrolase family protein: MKLATYKDGSRDGRLMLVSRDLQRTCDASDIAATLQQALDNWQHVEDALQQRYKQLNDNVVESEAFQAARCASPLPRAFQWADGSAYVNHVELVRKARGAEMPESFWSDPLMYQGGSDDFIGPYDDIILPSDEWGIDFEGEVAVIIDDVAMGCSDIQALEKIRLVMLVNDVSLRGLIPGELGKGFGFFQSKPASSFSPVAVTPDELGDAWRDGKLSYPLRSTYNGKLFGKPAAGEDMTFHFGQLIAHAAKSRNLRAGAIIGSGTVSNKQGTDYGSSIDEGGVGYSCIAEVRMIETIRDGKPSTPFMQFGDRIRIEMLDETGVSIFGAIDQQVKPLK, encoded by the coding sequence ATGAAACTGGCGACCTATAAAGACGGCTCCCGCGATGGGCGATTGATGTTGGTCTCAAGAGATTTACAGAGAACATGCGATGCATCTGATATTGCCGCCACGTTGCAACAGGCGCTGGACAACTGGCAGCACGTTGAAGATGCACTTCAACAGCGTTATAAACAGCTAAACGACAATGTTGTTGAGAGCGAAGCGTTTCAAGCAGCACGTTGCGCATCTCCGTTACCTCGCGCTTTTCAATGGGCGGATGGGAGCGCTTACGTTAATCACGTTGAACTGGTGAGAAAAGCCAGAGGCGCTGAAATGCCCGAAAGCTTCTGGAGCGATCCACTAATGTATCAGGGAGGCTCAGATGACTTTATCGGGCCTTATGACGACATCATCCTACCGAGCGACGAATGGGGCATTGATTTCGAAGGTGAAGTGGCTGTTATTATTGATGACGTGGCGATGGGCTGTTCGGATATTCAGGCGCTGGAGAAAATAAGACTGGTGATGTTGGTCAACGATGTATCGCTACGGGGATTGATTCCAGGCGAACTTGGAAAAGGATTTGGCTTTTTCCAGTCGAAGCCAGCTTCAAGCTTTTCTCCGGTAGCCGTGACGCCTGATGAGCTAGGCGATGCTTGGCGAGATGGAAAACTGAGCTATCCCCTGCGTTCTACTTACAACGGCAAACTGTTCGGAAAACCCGCCGCCGGTGAAGATATGACATTCCACTTCGGCCAACTGATTGCCCATGCAGCGAAGTCCAGAAATCTTCGCGCAGGTGCGATAATCGGATCAGGAACGGTATCCAACAAACAAGGCACTGATTACGGCTCTTCAATCGACGAAGGTGGAGTAGGATATTCCTGTATTGCTGAGGTTCGCATGATCGAAACCATTCGAGATGGGAAGCCTTCCACGCCTTTTATGCAATTTGGCGATCGCATTCGTATCGAAATGCTGGATGAAACAGGTGTGAGTATTTTCGGAGCAATAGACCAGCAGGTAAAACCTTTAAAATAG
- the maiA gene encoding maleylacetoacetate isomerase → MNLTLYGYWRSSASYRVRIALNLKGLKYNYVPVHLAKDGGEQHSEHYQRLNPARLVPTLVHEDEDIILTQSLSIIEYLDERYYDAYPLLPKHTLERASVRALAQDIACDIQPLGNLRVLNALKSQFNASDDATTQWVRKWTETGFRAIESRLQTQAGKFCFDFDVTLADVCLVPQVYNARRFGVNMHQFPLISKIAENCNALDAFKQAAPENQTDSQ, encoded by the coding sequence ATGAATCTAACTTTATACGGATATTGGCGCTCATCTGCCTCTTACCGAGTACGAATTGCGCTAAACCTGAAAGGGTTAAAATATAACTATGTACCTGTTCACCTGGCAAAAGACGGCGGAGAGCAACATTCAGAGCACTATCAACGCTTAAATCCGGCTCGCTTGGTGCCTACGCTGGTTCATGAAGATGAAGACATTATTCTCACACAATCGCTCAGTATCATTGAGTATCTTGATGAGCGTTATTACGATGCTTACCCGTTGCTTCCAAAGCATACGCTTGAACGGGCCAGCGTGCGGGCTTTGGCGCAGGACATTGCGTGTGATATTCAACCGTTGGGCAATCTTCGTGTGTTAAACGCCCTTAAAAGTCAGTTTAACGCCAGTGATGACGCCACTACGCAGTGGGTAAGAAAGTGGACAGAAACAGGCTTTCGGGCAATCGAAAGCCGCCTGCAAACGCAGGCGGGGAAATTTTGCTTCGACTTTGATGTGACTCTGGCGGATGTATGTCTGGTGCCACAAGTCTATAATGCCCGGCGGTTCGGAGTTAACATGCACCAGTTTCCGCTGATTAGCAAGATAGCAGAAAATTGCAATGCACTTGATGCCTTTAAACAGGCGGCCCCGGAAAATCAAACTGACTCTCAGTAG
- a CDS encoding Lrp/AsnC family transcriptional regulator, with protein MKLDKFDREILRVLQQDATISMADLSQRVGLSHTPCWRRVKRMEADGIILRKVTLLNSKKLNLGVSVFIFVTLKNHDGDSLTDFENAVQSIDEVVECHTTSGEKDYLLKVVVESIEEYESLLKTKLTHLPLVDHLSSTFALKQVKNTTELPIKNQ; from the coding sequence ATGAAACTTGATAAATTTGATCGCGAGATACTTCGCGTTCTACAGCAGGATGCAACGATATCAATGGCCGATTTAAGTCAGCGTGTGGGGTTATCTCATACGCCCTGCTGGCGTAGAGTCAAACGTATGGAAGCCGACGGTATAATCCTGCGCAAAGTGACATTGTTAAATAGCAAGAAGCTTAACCTTGGGGTCTCGGTTTTTATTTTTGTCACTTTGAAAAATCATGATGGAGACTCACTCACTGACTTTGAGAACGCAGTTCAATCCATAGATGAAGTTGTTGAATGCCACACTACCAGTGGCGAAAAGGATTATCTTTTAAAAGTAGTAGTAGAAAGTATTGAGGAATATGAATCTCTGCTGAAGACAAAGCTTACTCATTTACCGCTGGTCGATCATCTCAGTTCCACATTCGCGCTAAAGCAGGTAAAAAACACCACCGAATTACCCATCAAAAATCAATAA
- a CDS encoding Glu/Leu/Phe/Val dehydrogenase dimerization domain-containing protein encodes MSVFDHPEFANHEHVAFYRDEEAGLSAIIAVHNTNLGPALGGCRMWPYIDSAEALTDVLRLSKGMTYKAAMANLKLGGGKSVIIGDPRKQKTPQMMAAMGKFVDSLGGKYFTAEDSGIAVTDLQQMAEHSQYIAGTKAQYHYAGEQPDGNPAPSTAYGVFVGLKAAVSYALKSDLKGIKVAIQGMGHVGYRLAKHLHEAGAELFVTDIYPEGVERAVKEFNATAVAPEDIYTLDVDVIAPCALGASINDETLPTIKAKVIAGAANNQLAREDIGDVLRERGILYAPDYVINAGGVIDIYHQRMESSSNDAMREHIEQIGETLNEIFERAETEQKATNRVANMIAEERFTGKA; translated from the coding sequence ATGTCTGTTTTTGATCACCCTGAATTTGCCAACCATGAACATGTGGCGTTTTACCGCGATGAAGAGGCGGGTCTAAGTGCAATTATTGCCGTCCATAATACCAATTTGGGTCCTGCTCTGGGTGGTTGTCGCATGTGGCCGTACATTGATAGTGCGGAAGCGCTGACAGATGTATTACGTCTTTCTAAAGGCATGACTTATAAAGCTGCGATGGCTAACCTAAAGTTGGGTGGCGGTAAGTCCGTTATTATCGGCGACCCACGTAAGCAGAAAACCCCGCAGATGATGGCAGCAATGGGTAAGTTTGTTGATTCTTTAGGTGGGAAGTATTTTACGGCTGAAGATTCAGGGATTGCAGTAACAGATCTTCAGCAAATGGCAGAACATTCCCAGTATATTGCGGGTACCAAAGCGCAATATCATTATGCTGGCGAACAACCTGATGGAAATCCTGCGCCTTCTACGGCATATGGTGTGTTTGTTGGATTGAAAGCGGCGGTCAGTTACGCGCTTAAAAGCGATCTTAAAGGGATAAAGGTTGCGATCCAGGGAATGGGACATGTTGGTTATCGTTTAGCTAAACATTTGCATGAAGCAGGCGCTGAATTATTTGTAACAGACATTTATCCTGAAGGGGTAGAGCGTGCCGTTAAAGAATTTAATGCAACCGCAGTGGCCCCAGAAGACATTTATACCTTAGACGTGGATGTCATTGCGCCCTGTGCGTTAGGCGCATCTATCAATGATGAAACCCTACCTACCATAAAAGCCAAGGTAATTGCTGGCGCGGCCAATAATCAATTGGCGCGAGAAGATATCGGTGATGTCTTGCGTGAACGCGGCATTTTGTATGCACCAGATTATGTAATTAATGCTGGCGGCGTTATCGATATTTACCATCAACGCATGGAATCTTCCTCCAATGACGCCATGCGCGAGCATATTGAACAAATCGGCGAGACATTGAATGAAATATTCGAAAGAGCCGAAACAGAACAAAAAGCCACCAATCGTGTAGCAAATATGATTGCTGAGGAACGATTTACCGGCAAAGCTTGA
- a CDS encoding late competence development ComFB family protein, whose product MKLDDDIHNYYEHLVLERIAKLKLDKDKSTDYIADLCCLALNQVPPRYIRYEVDMAFYLPQSERQQMEMNVEYAVEKAINFLNQSQERKPA is encoded by the coding sequence ATGAAGTTGGATGACGACATTCACAATTATTACGAACACCTGGTGCTTGAACGAATCGCAAAATTAAAGCTGGATAAAGATAAATCTACTGATTATATAGCTGATTTGTGCTGCCTTGCATTGAACCAGGTACCGCCAAGGTACATTCGATACGAAGTGGATATGGCTTTTTACCTGCCGCAAAGCGAACGCCAGCAAATGGAGATGAACGTGGAATATGCCGTAGAGAAAGCGATTAACTTTTTAAATCAGTCGCAGGAAAGAAAGCCTGCTTAA